The Maniola hyperantus chromosome 2, iAphHyp1.2, whole genome shotgun sequence genome includes a region encoding these proteins:
- the LOC117992827 gene encoding cilia- and flagella-associated protein 161-like isoform X2: protein MKKGDLMLARFRKMNENLNKPTVLTQSSSSIGFGARIALLAPHVPATDPPTENKKGLLLGGRISSNDINYSQELEDGCNIVGLSQLEPAEKNTFILTSADYCNREGEPLKFNQEFLLALASSVEKKKPLYVRYDPNPVPGLCGMFPLYLSKHPVSNTRWRILPVQGPNITRFEQEGRPVHVNTDIIINHCATNANLGINIGCWAMGFYGKVCAPLMKTCLDVYGKELPNNIWQIYIPVAVN, encoded by the exons ATGAAAAAGGGTGATTTGATGTTAGCCCGGTTTAGAAAAATGAATGAGAATCTGAACAAACCAACGGTATTGACTCAATCGTCGAGTAGTATTGGCTTTGGCGCTAGGATAGCCCTCCTTGCACCCCACGTGCCAG CAACCGATCCACCAACTGAAAACAAAAAAGGATTGCTTCTCGGCGGTCGCATATCATCCAATGATATCAACTATTCCCAAGAGCTGGAAGACGGCTGCAACATTGTTGGTCTCTCACAGCTGGAACCTGCAGAGAAAAACACTTTCATACTGACCAGCGCCGATTATTGCAACCGTGAGGGCGAACCTCTAAAATTCAATCAAGAATTTCTTCTTGCACTTGCTTCTTCTGTGGAAAAGAAAAAG CCACTTTACGTAAGATACGATCCGAATCCTGTCCCCGGGCTCTGCGGCATGTTCCCGCTTTATCTCAGCAAGCATCCTGTGTCCAACACTAGATGGCGGATCTTGCCTGTTCAGGGACCAAATATTACGAGATTCGAGCAGGAGGGAAGACCTGTGCAT GTGAATACagacataataattaatcattgtGCCACTAATGCAAATTTGGGTATTAACATAGGTTGCTGGGCAATGGGATTTTAtggaaaa GTGTGCGCTCCATTGATGAAAACGTGCTTAGATGTGTACGGAAAGgaattacctaataatatatgGCAAATATACATACCTGTTGcggttaattaa
- the LOC117992827 gene encoding cilia- and flagella-associated protein 161-like isoform X1 — protein MSKLDEDKGIVYGNRVLIGNWYESAKLEEYKLNKFLEQMKKGDLMLARFRKMNENLNKPTVLTQSSSSIGFGARIALLAPHVPATDPPTENKKGLLLGGRISSNDINYSQELEDGCNIVGLSQLEPAEKNTFILTSADYCNREGEPLKFNQEFLLALASSVEKKKPLYVRYDPNPVPGLCGMFPLYLSKHPVSNTRWRILPVQGPNITRFEQEGRPVHVNTDIIINHCATNANLGINIGCWAMGFYGKVCAPLMKTCLDVYGKELPNNIWQIYIPVAVN, from the exons ATGTCGAAATTGGATGAAGATAAAGGCATAGTTTATGGCAATCGCGTGCTCATTGGAAATTGGTACGAATCTGCGAAACTTGAAGAA TACAAATTAAACAAATTCCTGGAACAAATGAAAAAGGGTGATTTGATGTTAGCCCGGTTTAGAAAAATGAATGAGAATCTGAACAAACCAACGGTATTGACTCAATCGTCGAGTAGTATTGGCTTTGGCGCTAGGATAGCCCTCCTTGCACCCCACGTGCCAG CAACCGATCCACCAACTGAAAACAAAAAAGGATTGCTTCTCGGCGGTCGCATATCATCCAATGATATCAACTATTCCCAAGAGCTGGAAGACGGCTGCAACATTGTTGGTCTCTCACAGCTGGAACCTGCAGAGAAAAACACTTTCATACTGACCAGCGCCGATTATTGCAACCGTGAGGGCGAACCTCTAAAATTCAATCAAGAATTTCTTCTTGCACTTGCTTCTTCTGTGGAAAAGAAAAAG CCACTTTACGTAAGATACGATCCGAATCCTGTCCCCGGGCTCTGCGGCATGTTCCCGCTTTATCTCAGCAAGCATCCTGTGTCCAACACTAGATGGCGGATCTTGCCTGTTCAGGGACCAAATATTACGAGATTCGAGCAGGAGGGAAGACCTGTGCAT GTGAATACagacataataattaatcattgtGCCACTAATGCAAATTTGGGTATTAACATAGGTTGCTGGGCAATGGGATTTTAtggaaaa GTGTGCGCTCCATTGATGAAAACGTGCTTAGATGTGTACGGAAAGgaattacctaataatatatgGCAAATATACATACCTGTTGcggttaattaa
- the LOC117992827 gene encoding cilia- and flagella-associated protein 161-like isoform X3, translated as MSKLDEDKGIVYGNRVLIGNWYESAKLEEYKLNKFLEQMKKGDLMLARFRKMNENLNKPTVLTQSSSSIGFGARIALLAPHVPATDPPTENKKGLLLGGRISSNDINYSQELEDGCNIVGLSQLEPAEKNTFILTSADYCNREGEPLKFNQEFLLALASSVEKKKVNTDIIINHCATNANLGINIGCWAMGFYGKVCAPLMKTCLDVYGKELPNNIWQIYIPVAVN; from the exons ATGTCGAAATTGGATGAAGATAAAGGCATAGTTTATGGCAATCGCGTGCTCATTGGAAATTGGTACGAATCTGCGAAACTTGAAGAA TACAAATTAAACAAATTCCTGGAACAAATGAAAAAGGGTGATTTGATGTTAGCCCGGTTTAGAAAAATGAATGAGAATCTGAACAAACCAACGGTATTGACTCAATCGTCGAGTAGTATTGGCTTTGGCGCTAGGATAGCCCTCCTTGCACCCCACGTGCCAG CAACCGATCCACCAACTGAAAACAAAAAAGGATTGCTTCTCGGCGGTCGCATATCATCCAATGATATCAACTATTCCCAAGAGCTGGAAGACGGCTGCAACATTGTTGGTCTCTCACAGCTGGAACCTGCAGAGAAAAACACTTTCATACTGACCAGCGCCGATTATTGCAACCGTGAGGGCGAACCTCTAAAATTCAATCAAGAATTTCTTCTTGCACTTGCTTCTTCTGTGGAAAAGAAAAAG GTGAATACagacataataattaatcattgtGCCACTAATGCAAATTTGGGTATTAACATAGGTTGCTGGGCAATGGGATTTTAtggaaaa GTGTGCGCTCCATTGATGAAAACGTGCTTAGATGTGTACGGAAAGgaattacctaataatatatgGCAAATATACATACCTGTTGcggttaattaa